The Pseudomonas asiatica genome has a segment encoding these proteins:
- a CDS encoding LysR family transcriptional regulator, whose amino-acid sequence MRKSLMRMTLRQLQIFNEVCDLRSYSRAAEEMALTQPAVSLQIRQLEELIGQPLFEYVGKKLYLTEAAEALQRASRDIFGRLESLDMQLSDMQGSLQGQLKLAIESSAKYFVPHLFAAFKQRHPEVNLTLTVVNRAQAIRRLSDNRDDLIIMSMVPQDMGLEFLPFLNNPIVAVAPPEHPLCKLEQLRLQDLEPHTLLVREQGSGTRKACEEYFKDKRVHFTQTLEVASADAQRECVIAGLGIALLTRHAVNLELATGVLRELPVEELPLYRSWCVVQSKAKRQSPVALAFLAFIRSERALISALVERFSGKLLPTPARP is encoded by the coding sequence ATGCGTAAGTCCTTGATGCGTATGACTTTGCGTCAATTGCAGATCTTCAACGAGGTATGCGATTTGCGTTCGTACAGCCGTGCGGCGGAAGAGATGGCGCTGACGCAACCCGCCGTTAGTCTACAGATCCGCCAGCTCGAAGAGCTGATCGGCCAGCCGCTGTTCGAGTACGTGGGCAAGAAGCTCTACCTGACCGAAGCTGCCGAGGCCTTGCAACGCGCCAGCCGCGATATCTTCGGGCGCCTGGAGAGCCTGGACATGCAGCTTTCGGACATGCAGGGTTCATTGCAGGGGCAGTTGAAACTGGCGATCGAATCCAGTGCCAAGTACTTCGTGCCACACCTGTTCGCGGCCTTCAAGCAGCGTCACCCGGAGGTCAACCTGACCCTGACGGTGGTCAATCGCGCCCAGGCCATCCGCCGCCTGTCGGACAACCGCGACGACCTGATCATCATGTCCATGGTGCCGCAGGACATGGGCCTGGAGTTTCTGCCGTTCCTCAACAACCCGATCGTCGCGGTGGCGCCGCCCGAGCACCCGCTGTGCAAGCTGGAGCAACTGCGCCTGCAGGACCTGGAGCCTCATACCCTGCTGGTCCGCGAACAGGGTTCGGGCACGCGCAAGGCTTGCGAGGAATACTTCAAGGACAAGCGCGTGCATTTCACCCAGACCCTGGAGGTGGCCTCGGCCGACGCCCAGCGCGAATGCGTGATCGCCGGCCTGGGCATTGCCTTGCTTACCCGCCATGCGGTCAACCTGGAGCTGGCCACCGGTGTGCTGAGGGAGCTGCCCGTGGAGGAACTACCCCTGTACCGCAGCTGGTGCGTGGTGCAGTCCAAGGCCAAACGGCAGTCGCCGGTGGCCTTGGCCTTCCTGGCGTTCATCCGCAGCGAACGTGCGCTGATCAGCGCACTGGTTGAGCGTTTTTCGGGGAAGCTGCTGCCGACGCCTGCCAGACCGTGA
- a CDS encoding PA3496 family putative envelope integrity protein codes for MARDFDGTYQPSAKARKQQEKDQRRMEYRRAIESYCDQRQLLRELVDYPELQELTVWQASAAASPKNAQPVR; via the coding sequence ATGGCTCGTGACTTCGACGGTACGTACCAACCCAGCGCCAAGGCTCGCAAGCAGCAGGAAAAGGATCAGCGCCGCATGGAATACCGCCGCGCGATCGAGAGCTATTGCGACCAACGTCAACTGCTCCGCGAACTAGTGGATTACCCCGAGCTGCAAGAGCTCACGGTCTGGCAGGCGTCGGCAGCAGCTTCCCCGAAAAACGCTCAACCAGTGCGCTGA
- the hexR gene encoding transcriptional regulator HexR, with protein MNLLQHIAQSRHLLRKSELKVADHVLLDPAAVMHSSMADLAHSVGISEPTIVRFCRAIGCSGFQDLKLKLAQSLAAGASFGQFAIHEDDSVADYSLKIFDTTLHTLMEVREHLDPQALQQAVTAMAQAQRVEFYGFGASGAVAADAQHKFFRLLLSAAAYSDPHMQAMSAVTLKPGDVAVCISQSGRSKDLLITANLVRESGANLITLCPSQTPLAELSTVNLAIDVHEDTEIYTPLTSRIAHLVVIDVLAMGVAMARGPSLVNHLKSVKRSLRSLRLSPKSIKATDD; from the coding sequence GTGAATCTGTTGCAACATATCGCCCAATCGCGCCACCTGCTGCGCAAATCGGAACTCAAAGTAGCCGACCACGTGCTACTCGACCCGGCTGCCGTCATGCACAGCTCCATGGCCGACCTGGCGCACAGCGTGGGTATCAGTGAACCGACCATCGTGCGTTTCTGCCGCGCGATCGGTTGCTCGGGCTTCCAGGACCTGAAGCTGAAGCTGGCGCAGAGCCTGGCTGCGGGGGCCAGTTTCGGCCAGTTCGCCATCCATGAAGATGACTCGGTCGCCGACTACAGCCTGAAGATCTTCGACACCACGCTGCACACCCTGATGGAAGTGCGCGAGCACCTCGACCCGCAGGCGCTGCAGCAGGCGGTGACCGCCATGGCCCAGGCGCAGCGTGTGGAGTTCTATGGCTTTGGCGCCTCCGGTGCGGTAGCGGCCGATGCCCAGCACAAGTTCTTCCGCCTGCTGCTCAGCGCGGCAGCCTATTCCGACCCGCACATGCAGGCGATGTCGGCGGTGACCCTGAAGCCGGGTGATGTGGCGGTATGCATTTCCCAGTCGGGCCGTTCCAAGGACCTGCTGATCACCGCCAACCTGGTCCGTGAGAGCGGCGCCAACCTGATAACCCTGTGCCCCAGCCAGACACCGCTGGCGGAGCTGTCGACGGTCAACCTGGCGATCGACGTGCATGAAGACACCGAAATCTACACCCCGCTGACCTCGCGTATCGCCCACCTGGTGGTGATCGACGTGCTGGCCATGGGCGTGGCCATGGCGCGCGGGCCGAGCCTGGTCAACCACCTGAAGAGTGTGAAGCGCAGCTTGCGCAGCCTGCGCTTGTCGCCCAAGTCGATCAAGGCTACCGACGACTGA
- the zwf gene encoding glucose-6-phosphate dehydrogenase — MTIPCDILVFGGTGDLALHKLLPALYHLFREARLNNAVRIIALARRNLPRNDYLKLAERHCRAQIARNDFDEEVWQRFSARVDYFAMDASQSADFGRLARYLGEPGGLTRIFYLATAPNLFVPIAKHLRNAGLADAEARIVLEKPIGHSLESATAINEAIGAVLEENQVFRIDHYLGKETVQNLMALRFANALLEPVWRNNQVDHVQISVCETLGVENRGAYYDRAGATRDMLQNHLLQLLCLVAMEPPAQFEAEAVRDEKVKILRALKPITGQDVQDKTVRGQYGAGRIGGQEVPAYYFEKDVDNDSDTETFIAIEAHIDNWRWAGVPFYLRTGKRMARRSSQIVIQFKPVPHELFNGGQVNQLLIQLQPDERISLRLMTKSPGKGMRLEPVDLDLNLAQVFSQTRRWDAYERLLLDVLEGDSTLFMRRDEVEAAWAWIDPIIKGCEEHFQAPRPYPAGSNGPEQANSLLARHGRHWHS, encoded by the coding sequence TTGACTATTCCTTGCGACATTCTGGTCTTCGGCGGCACCGGCGATCTGGCCCTGCACAAACTGCTTCCGGCGCTCTACCACCTGTTTCGCGAGGCCCGTCTGAACAACGCCGTGCGCATCATCGCGCTGGCACGACGCAACTTGCCACGTAACGATTATCTCAAGCTCGCCGAACGCCATTGCCGGGCACAAATTGCCCGCAACGACTTCGACGAAGAGGTCTGGCAGCGGTTTTCCGCGCGGGTCGACTATTTCGCCATGGATGCTTCGCAAAGCGCCGACTTCGGCCGCCTGGCGCGCTACCTGGGCGAACCCGGCGGCTTGACGCGCATCTTCTACCTGGCCACCGCCCCCAACCTGTTCGTGCCGATTGCCAAGCACCTGCGTAACGCCGGCCTGGCCGACGCCGAAGCGCGCATCGTGCTGGAAAAGCCGATCGGCCACTCGCTGGAATCGGCTACCGCCATCAACGAAGCGATTGGCGCAGTGCTGGAGGAAAACCAGGTATTTCGCATCGACCACTACCTGGGCAAGGAAACCGTGCAGAACCTGATGGCCCTGCGTTTTGCCAACGCCCTGCTGGAGCCGGTGTGGCGCAACAACCAGGTCGACCACGTGCAGATCAGCGTTTGCGAGACCCTGGGTGTAGAGAATCGCGGCGCCTACTACGACCGCGCCGGGGCGACCCGCGACATGTTGCAGAACCACCTGCTACAGCTGCTATGCCTGGTGGCCATGGAGCCGCCCGCGCAGTTCGAGGCCGAAGCGGTGCGTGACGAGAAGGTGAAGATCTTGCGGGCCCTCAAGCCCATCACTGGCCAGGACGTGCAGGACAAGACCGTACGCGGCCAGTATGGCGCCGGGCGCATCGGCGGCCAGGAAGTGCCGGCCTATTACTTCGAAAAGGACGTCGACAACGACAGCGACACCGAAACCTTCATCGCCATCGAGGCGCACATCGACAATTGGCGCTGGGCGGGCGTGCCCTTCTACCTGCGTACCGGCAAGCGCATGGCACGGCGCTCATCGCAGATCGTCATCCAGTTCAAGCCGGTGCCACACGAGCTTTTCAATGGCGGCCAGGTCAACCAGCTGCTGATCCAGCTGCAACCGGACGAACGCATCAGCCTGCGCCTGATGACCAAGAGCCCGGGCAAGGGCATGCGCCTGGAACCTGTGGACCTGGACCTGAATCTGGCCCAGGTGTTCAGCCAGACCCGCCGCTGGGACGCCTACGAGCGCCTGCTGCTGGATGTGCTGGAGGGCGACTCGACGCTGTTCATGCGCCGCGATGAAGTGGAAGCGGCCTGGGCCTGGATCGACCCGATCATCAAGGGCTGTGAAGAGCACTTCCAGGCACCGCGACCGTACCCGGCAGGCAGTAACGGGCCGGAGCAAGCCAACAGCCTGCTGGCCAGGCACGGCAGGCACTGGCATAGCTGA
- the uvrD gene encoding DNA helicase II, translated as MRTDDLSLLLNSLNDAQRQAVAATLGRQLVLAGAGSGKTRVLVHRIAWLIQVEQASPHSILSVTFTNKAAAEMRQRIEQLLGINPAGMWVGTFHGLAHRLLRAHWQEARLVQNFQILDSDDQQRLIKRVMRELGLDEQKWPARQAQWFINGQKDEGLRPQHIQAGGDLFLSTMRDVYTAYEQACERAGVIDFSELLLRALDLWRDHPGLLEHYQRRFRHVLVDEFQDTNAVQYAWLRLLARGGDSLMAVGDDDQSIYGWRGAKIENIHQYTADFPDAEMIRLEQNYRSTGGILKAANALIANNSGRLGKELWTDMGEGEPLTLYAAYNEHDEARYVVETIESLVKQGNARNEIAILYRSNAQSRVLEEALLRERIPYRIYGGQRFFERAEIKNAMAYLRLIEGRGNDAALERVINVPPRGIGEKTVEAIREHARHSQVSMWEAMCQLLAAKALKGRAASALGAFIELIEGLAAKVVDMPLHTMTQTTIEQSGLIIYHQEEKGEKGQARVENLEELVSAARNFESTEEDADLSPLSAFLGHASLEAGDAQADEHEDSVQLMTLHSAKGLEFPYVFLVGMEEGLFPHKMSLEEPGRLEEERRLAYVGITRAMRQLVMTYAETRRLYGSETYNKVSRFVREIPAGLVQEVRLSNSVSRPFGGAKTATNSNLFANASIPQTPFNLGQRVQHAVFGEGVILNFEGSGAQARVQVNFAEGSKWLMLGYAKLEAI; from the coding sequence ATGCGCACAGACGACCTCTCCCTCCTGCTGAATTCCCTCAACGATGCCCAACGCCAGGCCGTAGCGGCCACGCTCGGGCGTCAACTGGTGCTTGCTGGCGCCGGTTCCGGTAAAACCCGCGTGCTGGTGCACCGCATTGCCTGGCTGATCCAGGTGGAGCAGGCATCGCCGCACTCGATCCTGTCGGTGACCTTCACCAACAAGGCCGCGGCAGAAATGCGCCAGCGGATCGAGCAACTGCTGGGCATCAACCCGGCGGGCATGTGGGTCGGCACCTTCCACGGCCTGGCCCACCGCCTGCTGCGGGCCCACTGGCAGGAAGCACGGCTGGTGCAGAACTTCCAGATCCTCGACAGCGACGACCAGCAGCGCCTGATCAAGCGGGTGATGCGCGAGCTGGGCCTGGACGAGCAGAAATGGCCGGCACGCCAGGCCCAGTGGTTCATCAACGGGCAGAAGGACGAAGGCCTGCGACCACAGCATATCCAGGCCGGGGGCGACCTGTTCCTGTCGACCATGCGCGACGTCTATACCGCCTATGAGCAGGCCTGCGAGCGCGCCGGGGTCATCGACTTCTCCGAGCTGCTGCTGCGCGCCCTGGACCTGTGGCGCGACCACCCGGGCTTGCTGGAGCACTACCAGCGGCGCTTCCGCCACGTGCTGGTGGACGAGTTCCAGGATACCAACGCCGTGCAGTACGCCTGGCTGCGCCTGCTGGCGCGCGGCGGTGACAGCCTGATGGCGGTGGGCGATGACGACCAGTCGATCTACGGTTGGCGCGGTGCCAAGATCGAGAACATTCACCAGTACACTGCCGACTTCCCCGACGCCGAGATGATCCGCCTGGAGCAGAACTACCGCTCCACTGGCGGCATCCTCAAGGCAGCGAACGCGCTGATCGCCAACAACAGCGGGCGCCTGGGCAAGGAGCTGTGGACCGACATGGGCGAAGGCGAACCGCTGACCCTGTATGCGGCCTACAACGAGCACGACGAAGCCCGCTACGTGGTGGAAACCATCGAGAGCCTGGTCAAGCAGGGCAATGCGCGCAACGAGATCGCCATTCTGTACCGCTCCAACGCCCAGTCGCGGGTGCTGGAAGAAGCCCTGCTGCGCGAACGCATCCCCTACCGCATCTACGGTGGCCAGCGCTTCTTCGAGCGCGCCGAAATCAAGAACGCCATGGCTTACCTGCGGCTGATCGAAGGCCGTGGCAACGATGCAGCCCTGGAGCGGGTGATCAACGTGCCGCCACGTGGCATTGGCGAAAAAACCGTCGAAGCCATCCGCGAGCACGCCCGCCACAGCCAGGTGTCGATGTGGGAGGCCATGTGCCAGCTGCTCGCCGCCAAAGCCCTGAAAGGCCGCGCGGCCAGTGCCCTGGGTGCGTTCATCGAGCTGATCGAGGGGTTGGCGGCGAAGGTCGTGGACATGCCACTGCATACCATGACCCAGACCACCATCGAGCAGTCCGGGCTGATCATCTATCACCAGGAAGAAAAGGGTGAGAAGGGCCAGGCACGGGTAGAAAACCTTGAGGAACTGGTCAGCGCAGCGCGCAACTTCGAATCCACCGAAGAAGACGCCGACCTCTCGCCACTCTCGGCGTTCCTCGGCCACGCCTCGCTCGAGGCAGGCGATGCCCAGGCCGACGAGCATGAAGACAGCGTCCAGCTGATGACCTTGCACAGCGCCAAGGGCCTGGAGTTCCCGTATGTGTTCCTGGTGGGCATGGAAGAAGGCCTGTTCCCGCACAAGATGAGCCTGGAGGAGCCTGGCCGCCTGGAAGAGGAACGCCGCCTGGCTTATGTGGGCATCACCCGCGCCATGCGCCAGCTGGTCATGACCTACGCCGAAACGCGTCGCCTGTATGGCAGCGAGACCTACAACAAGGTGTCACGTTTCGTACGCGAAATTCCGGCAGGCCTGGTTCAGGAAGTGCGCCTGTCCAACAGCGTCAGCCGCCCGTTCGGCGGGGCCAAGACGGCCACGAACAGCAACCTGTTCGCCAATGCCAGCATTCCGCAGACCCCGTTCAATCTGGGCCAGCGTGTTCAGCATGCGGTGTTTGGCGAGGGTGTGATCCTCAACTTCGAAGGCTCCGGCGCCCAGGCGCGGGTGCAGGTGAATTTTGCCGAAGGCAGCAAGTGGCTGATGCTGGGGTATGCCAAGCTCGAGGCCATCTAA
- a CDS encoding Tim44 domain-containing protein: protein MQRFLSIALALCVGLTLSLDANAKRFGGGKSSGSAPIHQTRQATPTTPAAAPTAPGRAAPAASGASRWLGPLAGLAAGGLLASMFMGDGFEGFQIMDFLIVALIAFLVFRFIAARRRQQQPQMAMPGHAPMQREAHAQPAQPSIFGGSAAPAAAAAPVITAPAWFNEQNFLAAARNHFQALQQHWDANEMDKIAEFVTPQMLEFLKRERAELGDGFQSTYIDNLEVQLDGVDDRADRTDATLTFRGVSKNSRFDQGEVFSESWHMVRAQGENQPWLVAGIRQNG from the coding sequence ATGCAACGTTTTCTTAGCATCGCTCTGGCGCTCTGCGTCGGCCTGACGCTGAGCCTGGACGCCAACGCCAAGCGTTTTGGCGGCGGCAAGAGCTCGGGCTCCGCGCCTATTCACCAGACCCGCCAGGCCACGCCAACCACGCCTGCCGCCGCGCCGACCGCACCTGGCCGTGCCGCCCCGGCCGCCAGCGGTGCTTCGCGCTGGTTGGGCCCTCTGGCCGGCCTCGCCGCCGGTGGCCTGCTGGCTTCCATGTTCATGGGCGACGGTTTCGAAGGCTTCCAGATCATGGACTTCCTGATCGTGGCGCTCATCGCCTTCCTGGTGTTCCGCTTCATCGCCGCGCGCCGTCGCCAGCAGCAGCCGCAAATGGCCATGCCGGGCCATGCGCCGATGCAGCGTGAAGCTCACGCGCAGCCTGCCCAGCCGTCGATCTTCGGTGGTTCGGCCGCACCTGCTGCCGCAGCCGCCCCGGTGATCACCGCCCCGGCCTGGTTCAACGAGCAGAACTTCCTGGCTGCTGCCCGTAACCACTTCCAGGCGCTGCAGCAGCACTGGGACGCCAACGAGATGGACAAGATCGCCGAGTTCGTCACCCCGCAGATGCTCGAGTTCCTCAAGCGCGAGCGCGCCGAACTGGGTGATGGCTTCCAGTCCACCTACATCGACAACCTCGAGGTACAGCTGGACGGTGTCGACGACCGCGCCGACCGTACCGACGCCACCCTGACCTTCCGTGGCGTGTCGAAGAACTCGCGCTTCGACCAGGGCGAAGTGTTCAGCGAAAGCTGGCACATGGTTCGCGCCCAGGGCGAAAACCAGCCTTGGCTGGTGGCCGGTATCCGTCAAAACGGCTAA
- a CDS encoding SMI1/KNR4 family protein codes for MEEVIEQLREANEPVPVPLELPDEDQLVEIEEELFINIPFVFKEFLLTVSDVVYGSLEPVTVTDPQSHTYLPEVAANAWDAGVPRDLIPLCQDGDNYYCVEEDGTVVLWDAEEEIVGEDSWESVWHWARDVWLES; via the coding sequence GTGGAAGAAGTGATCGAACAACTCCGTGAAGCCAACGAGCCAGTGCCGGTGCCCCTTGAGCTTCCCGACGAGGACCAGCTGGTCGAGATCGAAGAAGAGCTGTTCATCAACATTCCGTTCGTGTTCAAAGAGTTCCTGCTGACCGTCAGTGACGTGGTGTATGGCTCACTGGAGCCGGTGACCGTTACCGACCCACAGTCGCATACCTACCTGCCAGAAGTCGCCGCCAACGCCTGGGATGCCGGCGTGCCACGTGACCTGATTCCGCTGTGCCAGGACGGCGACAACTACTACTGCGTCGAAGAGGATGGGACCGTGGTGCTGTGGGATGCCGAAGAGGAAATCGTCGGTGAAGACAGCTGGGAATCGGTGTGGCACTGGGCGCGGGATGTCTGGCTGGAGAGCTGA
- a CDS encoding cation:proton antiporter codes for MHAISFIQDLAVIMLVAGVVTILFHRLKQPVVLGYIVAGFIIGPHTPPFGLIHDEDTIKTLAELGVIFLMFCLGLEFSLRKLFKVGATAFIAAFLEIVLMIWIGFEIGRWFGWNTMDSLFLGAILAISSTTIIVKALNDLKMKNERFAQLIFGVLIVEDILGIGIIALLSGIAVSGTVSSGEVFSTVGKLSLFMIVALVIGILLVPRLLAYVAKFESNEMLLITVLGLCFGFCLLVVKLEYSMVLGAFLIGAIMAESRQLLKIESLIEPVRDLFSAIFFVAIGLMIDPQVLIDYAWPIVVITLAVVLGKMLSCGMGAFIAGNDGRTSLRVGMGLSQIGEFSFIIAALGMTLQVTSDFLYPVAVAVSAITTLLTPYLIRAADPLSLKLGKVVPSRLARVLSLYGEWLRSIQPQGEGAMLAAMIRRILLQVGVNLALVIAIFFSGGYFAGRIGNWLSEWVSDASQQKALIWGAALLLSLPFLIAAYRKLKALSMLLAEMGVKPETAGRHTQRVRRVIAEVIPLLSLLVIFLLLSALSASILPTSELLLVIAVVAAVVVALLWRWFIRVHTRMQIALLETLENSRENTH; via the coding sequence ATGCATGCCATCAGCTTCATCCAGGACCTGGCAGTCATCATGCTGGTTGCTGGCGTGGTCACCATTCTCTTCCACCGCCTCAAGCAGCCCGTGGTGCTGGGCTACATCGTCGCTGGCTTCATCATCGGCCCGCACACCCCACCGTTCGGCCTGATCCACGACGAAGACACCATCAAGACCCTCGCCGAGCTGGGGGTGATCTTCCTGATGTTCTGCCTGGGGCTCGAATTCAGCCTGCGCAAGCTGTTCAAGGTAGGCGCCACGGCGTTCATCGCGGCGTTCCTGGAAATCGTGCTGATGATCTGGATCGGCTTCGAGATCGGCCGCTGGTTCGGCTGGAACACCATGGATTCGCTGTTCCTCGGCGCCATCCTGGCGATTTCCTCGACCACCATCATCGTCAAGGCGCTCAACGACCTGAAGATGAAGAACGAGCGTTTCGCCCAGCTGATATTCGGCGTGCTGATCGTCGAGGACATCCTCGGTATCGGCATCATCGCCCTGCTGTCGGGCATTGCCGTCAGCGGCACGGTCAGCTCGGGCGAGGTGTTCTCCACTGTCGGCAAGCTGTCGCTGTTCATGATCGTTGCGCTGGTCATCGGCATCCTGCTGGTGCCGCGCCTGCTGGCCTACGTGGCCAAGTTCGAAAGCAACGAGATGCTGCTGATAACCGTATTGGGCCTGTGCTTCGGCTTCTGCCTGCTGGTGGTGAAGCTCGAGTACAGCATGGTGCTTGGCGCCTTCCTGATTGGCGCGATCATGGCCGAATCGCGCCAGTTGCTGAAGATCGAGAGCCTGATCGAACCGGTACGCGACCTGTTCAGCGCCATCTTCTTCGTCGCCATCGGCCTGATGATCGACCCCCAGGTGCTGATCGACTACGCCTGGCCAATCGTGGTCATTACCCTGGCGGTGGTATTGGGCAAGATGTTGTCGTGTGGCATGGGCGCGTTCATTGCCGGAAATGACGGGCGTACATCGCTGCGGGTGGGCATGGGGCTTTCGCAGATTGGCGAGTTTTCCTTCATCATCGCCGCGCTGGGCATGACCCTGCAGGTGACCAGCGACTTCCTCTACCCGGTGGCTGTGGCGGTATCGGCAATCACCACGCTGCTGACACCCTACCTGATCCGTGCCGCCGACCCGCTGTCGCTCAAGCTGGGCAAGGTGGTGCCCAGCCGCCTGGCGCGGGTGCTGTCGTTGTATGGCGAATGGTTGCGCAGCATCCAGCCGCAGGGCGAGGGCGCCATGCTCGCGGCGATGATCCGGCGCATCCTGTTGCAGGTTGGGGTGAACCTGGCGCTGGTGATCGCCATCTTCTTCAGTGGTGGCTATTTCGCCGGGCGGATCGGCAACTGGCTCAGCGAGTGGGTCAGCGATGCCAGCCAACAGAAAGCGCTGATCTGGGGCGCAGCGCTATTGCTGTCGCTGCCATTCCTGATTGCCGCCTATCGAAAGCTCAAGGCGCTGTCGATGCTACTGGCAGAGATGGGCGTCAAGCCGGAAACGGCCGGGCGGCATACCCAGCGCGTGCGCCGTGTGATTGCCGAGGTGATCCCGCTGTTGTCGCTGCTGGTGATTTTCCTGCTGCTCTCGGCGCTGTCGGCGAGCATTCTGCCCACCAGCGAGCTGCTGCTGGTGATTGCCGTGGTGGCTGCGGTGGTGGTGGCCTTGCTGTGGCGCTGGTTTATCCGCGTGCATACGCGCATGCAGATTGCCTTGCTGGAGACGCTGGAGAACAGCCGCGAGAATACGCACTGA
- a CDS encoding acyl-CoA thioesterase gives MEPGNAQLSMTVLMTPDMANFSGNVHGGTLLKYLDEVAYACASRYAGTYVVTLSVDQVIFREPVHVGELVTFLASVNYTGNTSMEVGIKVVTENIRERSVRHSNSCFFTMVAVDDNRRPVQVPPRQPQSSEEKRRFLQGQQRRQIRQELEKRYQDLKTDAI, from the coding sequence ATGGAACCTGGAAACGCCCAGCTGAGCATGACCGTCCTGATGACCCCGGACATGGCCAACTTTTCTGGCAACGTACATGGCGGCACCCTGCTCAAGTACCTCGACGAAGTGGCCTATGCGTGCGCCAGCCGCTATGCCGGCACCTATGTAGTCACCCTGTCGGTCGACCAGGTGATCTTCCGTGAGCCGGTGCACGTGGGTGAACTTGTGACCTTCCTGGCGTCGGTCAACTACACCGGCAACACTTCGATGGAGGTGGGCATCAAGGTGGTGACCGAGAACATCCGCGAGCGCTCGGTGCGCCATTCCAACAGCTGCTTCTTCACCATGGTCGCGGTCGACGACAACCGTCGCCCGGTGCAGGTGCCGCCGCGCCAGCCGCAAAGCAGTGAAGAAAAGCGCCGCTTCCTGCAGGGCCAGCAGCGCCGACAGATCCGCCAGGAGCTGGAAAAGCGCTACCAGGACCTGAAAACCGACGCGATTTAA
- the pdxY gene encoding pyridoxal kinase PdxY: MKRTPHLLAIQSHVVFGHAGNSAAVFPMQRIGVNVWPLNTVQFSNHTQYGQWAGEVLAPAQIPALVEGISNIGELGHCDAVLSGYLGSAEQGRAILAGVERIKAVNPKALYLCDPVMGHPEKGCIVPAEVSEFLLDEAAARADILCPNQLELDSFCGRRAQSLEDCVNMARSLLQRGPQVVLVKHLAYPGRAEDQFEMLLVTAEQSWHLRRPLLAFPRQPVGVGDLTSGLFLARVLLGDGWVQAFEFTAAAVHEVLLETQACSSYELQLVRAQDRIAHPRVRFEAQLLAL, translated from the coding sequence ATGAAACGTACCCCGCACCTGCTCGCCATCCAGTCCCACGTGGTGTTCGGCCACGCCGGCAACAGCGCCGCGGTGTTTCCCATGCAGCGTATCGGGGTCAATGTGTGGCCGCTCAATACCGTGCAGTTCTCCAATCACACACAGTATGGCCAGTGGGCGGGTGAAGTGCTTGCCCCCGCGCAAATTCCTGCGTTGGTGGAAGGCATTTCCAACATCGGCGAACTGGGCCATTGCGACGCGGTGCTGTCCGGTTACCTGGGCAGCGCCGAACAAGGTCGGGCGATTCTGGCCGGCGTCGAGCGGATCAAGGCAGTCAACCCAAAGGCTTTGTACCTTTGCGACCCGGTCATGGGGCACCCTGAGAAGGGCTGCATCGTGCCAGCGGAAGTCAGCGAGTTTCTGCTCGACGAGGCGGCTGCCAGGGCTGACATCCTGTGCCCCAACCAGCTGGAGCTGGACAGCTTCTGTGGCCGCCGAGCGCAGTCGCTGGAGGACTGCGTGAACATGGCGCGCAGCCTGTTGCAGCGCGGGCCGCAGGTGGTGCTGGTCAAGCACCTGGCCTACCCCGGGCGCGCCGAAGACCAGTTCGAGATGCTGCTGGTGACCGCCGAGCAAAGCTGGCACCTGCGCCGCCCGCTGCTGGCGTTCCCGCGGCAGCCGGTAGGGGTGGGTGACCTGACTTCAGGCCTGTTCCTGGCCCGCGTTCTGCTCGGCGACGGCTGGGTGCAGGCGTTCGAATTCACCGCTGCGGCCGTACACGAAGTGCTGCTCGAAACCCAGGCCTGCTCCAGCTATGAACTGCAGCTGGTGCGGGCCCAGGACCGCATTGCGCACCCAAGGGTACGCTTCGAGGCACAGCTGCTGGCGCTTTAA
- a CDS encoding DUF3301 domain-containing protein, which yields MLTLENLFVLMLVATAGAWLWHNHGLREKALERVKQHCAKLDLELLDDAVALKRIAFVRDANGRKRLARVYAFEFTVTGEQRHPGTVTQFGAHSVQIELAPYPFEIKTPPRTDNVIEMQQWRQEHNRWRN from the coding sequence ATGTTGACCCTGGAAAACCTCTTCGTCCTGATGCTGGTCGCCACGGCAGGCGCCTGGTTGTGGCACAACCACGGGTTGCGCGAGAAAGCCCTGGAACGGGTCAAACAGCATTGCGCCAAGCTCGACCTCGAACTGCTCGACGACGCGGTCGCTCTCAAGCGTATCGCCTTTGTCCGTGACGCCAACGGCCGCAAGCGCCTGGCGCGCGTCTACGCATTCGAGTTCACCGTCACGGGCGAACAGCGCCACCCCGGTACCGTGACCCAGTTCGGCGCCCACAGCGTGCAGATTGAACTGGCGCCCTACCCGTTCGAGATCAAGACCCCACCACGCACCGACAATGTCATCGAGATGCAGCAGTGGCGCCAGGAGCACAACCGCTGGCGCAACTGA